A genomic segment from Corylus avellana chromosome ca5, CavTom2PMs-1.0 encodes:
- the LOC132182271 gene encoding leucine-rich repeat receptor protein kinase EMS1, giving the protein MAVKPQIFTLFVLHLFLMAVSDQNEQNPERKALLSFKSSLENPHVLSQWNQETPHCRWVGVSCQLGRVTQLALPARFLKGPLSPSLFSLSGLISLDLSSNSLYGQIPPQISSLQSLKELSLGDNELSGEIPVQLSELTQLQTLKLGPNSLAGKIPEQLGEMTKLRTLDLSGNALTGNVPTRIGNLTRLQFLDIGNNLLSGSLPLTLFTKLQSLTSLDISNNSFSGTIPPEIGYLKNLTGLYIGINMFSGQFPKEIGELRKLENFFSPSCFITGPLPEELSELESLSKLDLSYNPLRCSIPRSIGKLQNLTILNLVYAELNGSVPAELGNCRNLKTLMLSFNSLSGSLPEELSQLPTLTFSAEKNELSGPLPSWLGKWEMVESLLLSSNRFLGKIPPEIGNCSMLQHLSLSNNLLTGSIPEELCNAASLMDIDLDSNFLSGTIEKTFVKCGNLSQLVLVNNQIIGSIPEYLSELPLMVLDLDSNNFTGVIPRSLWDSTNLMEFSAGNNLLEGTLPVEIGKAVSLERLVINNNQLKGTIPKEIGNLTALSVLNLNSNLLEGNIPTELGDCTALTTLDLGNNLLLGSIPEKLADLAQLQCLVLSHNNLSGAIPSKPSFYFRQVTMPDLSFVQHHGVFDLSFNRLSGPIPEELGSCVVVVDLLISNNMLSGGIPRSLSRLTNLTTLDLSGNLLTGSIPPEFSESLRLQGLYLGNNRLTGTIPGSLGRLSSLVKLNLTGNRLSGSIPVSLGKLKALTHLDLSSNELNSELPASLSSMMNLVGLYVQQNRLSGLVDELFSNSMSWKIETMNLSNNFFTGELPPSLGNFSYLTHLDLHANLFAGDIPPDLGNLIQLEYFDLSRNRLSGHVPEKICSLINLLFLNLAENRLEGPIPRSGVCLNLSRISLAGNKNLCGRILGLECQIRSLEKSALLNAWGLAGIVVGVIFIALTVAFALRRWITGSCRQNDPEEIEESKLNSFLDQNLYFLSSSRSKEPLSINVAMFEQPLLKLTLVDILEATNNFCKTNIIGDGGFGTVYKAILPNGKTVAVKKLSEAKTQGHREFMAEMETLGKVKHQNLVPLLGYCSIGEQKLLVYEYMVNGSLDLWLRNRTGALEVLDWDKRLKIATGAARGLAFLHHGFVPHIIHRDIKASNILLNEDFEPKVADFGLARLISACETHVTTDIAGTFGYIPPEYGQSGRSTSRGDVYSFGVILLELVTGKEPTGPDFKEIEGGNLVGWVFQKINKRQSADVLDPAVLNADSKQMMLQMLQISRVCLSDVPANRPTMLQVLKLLKAIKDE; this is encoded by the coding sequence ATGGCGGTCAAGCCTCAAATTTTCACTCTTTTTGTGCTTCACCTATTCCTCATGGCTGTTTCAGACCAAAATGAGCAAAACCCAGAAAGAAAAGCTCTCCTTTCCTTCAAAAGCTCACTTGAAAACCCACATGTTCTTTCCCAGTGGAACCAAGAAACTCCACACTGCCGCTGGGTCGGTGTCTCCTGCCAACTCGGCCGAGTCACCCAACTCGCCCTCCCAGCTCGTTTCCTCAAAGGCCCACTGTCTCCCtctctgttctctctctccggcCTCATTTCCCTCGACCTCTCTTCCAACTCTCTCTATGGTCAAATCCCACCTCAAATATCCAGCCTTCAAAGCTTGAAAGAGCTTTCTCTGGGCGACAACGAGTTGTCTGGGGAGATTCCGGTCCAACTCTCTGAGCTAACGCAGTTACAGACCCTCAAACTCGGCCCGAACTCTCTCGCCGGTAAAATCCCAGAACAGCTCGGAGAAATGACCAAGCTCCGAACCTTGGACCTCTCCGGCAACGCTCTCACCGGAAATGTCCCGACCCGGATCGGGAACTTGACCCGGCTCCAGTTCTTGGACATTGGAAACAACCTCCTCTCAGGTTCTCTCCCACTAACACTTTTCACAAAGCTTCAGTCTTTAACCTCCTTAGACATATCAAACAATTCCTTTTCTGGTACAATCCCACCCGAAATTGGTTACTTAAAGAACCTCACTGGCCTTTACATTGGCATTAACATGTTTTCTGGTCAGTTTCCAAAAGAAATTGGTGAGCTTCGAAAGCTTGAAAACTTTTTTTCGCCGTCTTGTTTTATAACGGGTCCATTGCCCGAGGAATTGTCTGAGTTAGAATCACTAAGCAAACTCGACCTTTCATACAACCCATTAAGGTGTTCAATCCCAAGGTCCATTGGGAAGTTGCAGAATTTGACTATATTGAATCTTGTCTACGCTGAGCTCAATGGGTCGGTCCCGGCTGAGCTTGGAAACTGTAGGAACTTGAAAACTTTGATGCTTTCCTTTAATTCGTTATCTGGCTCGTTGCCTGAGGAGCTTTCTCAGCTCCCTACGTTGACGTTTTCTGCTGAAAAGAATGAGCTTTCGGGGCCATTGCCTTCCTGGCTTGGAAAGTGGGAAATGGTGGAGTCGCTTCTGCTTTCGAGCAATCGGTTCTTGGGGAAAATCCCGCCCGAGATTGGGAATTGCTCTATGCTCCAGCACCTTAGTTTGAGCAATAATTTGTTGACGGGTTCGATACCGGAGGAGTTGTGTAATGCGGCGTCGCTTATGGACATTGATCTTGATAGTAATTTCCTGTCGGGGACGATTGAGAAGACGTTTGTGAAGTGTGGGAATCTTTCCCAGTTGGTTTTGGTGAATAATCAGATCATTGGCTCGATACCAGAGTACCTTTCTGAGCTTCCACTGATGGTGCTTGACCTTGACTCGAATAACTTTACGGGTGTAATTCCTAGGAGTCTCTGGGATTCCACAAATTTGATGGAGTTTTCTGCTGGGAATAACCTGTTGGAGGGCACTCTCCCTGTGGAGATTGGCAAAGCTGTTAGTTTGGAAAGGCTAGTCATCAATAATAATCAGTTGAAAGGCACTATTCCGAAGGAGATTGGGAATCTCACAGCTCTCTCTGTTCTTAATTTGAACTCGAATCTGCTGGAAGGGAACATTCCAACCGAGCTTGGAGACTGCACTGCACTCACTACATTGGACCTTGGAAACAACCTTCTGCTTGGCTCTATACCGGAGAAACTTGCAGACCTAGCTCAGTTGCAATGCCTCGTCCTTTCTCACAATAACCTATCTGGGGCCATTCCTTCGAAGCCATCCTTTTACTTTCGTCAGGTCACTATGCCTGATTTGAGCTTTGTTCAACACCATGGGGTGTTTGATCTGTCTTTCAACAGATTGTCTGGCCCAATACCTGAAGAATTGGGGAGCTGCGTGGTGGTGGTGGACCTTTTGATCAGTAACAATATGCTCTCTGGCGGAATTCCGAGATCCCTCTCTCGCTTGACAAATCTTACAACCTTGGATTTGTCAGGGAATTTGCTGACGGGTTCCATTCCACCGGAATTCAGTGAGTCCCTCAGGCTTCAAGGATTGTATCTTGGAAATAACCGGCTCACAGGAACAATTCCTGGAAGCTTAGGGCGATTGAGTAGTTTGGTGAAACTTAATTTGACCGGTAATAGGTTATCCGGTTCGATTCCAGTAAGTTTGGGGAAGTTGAAGGCGCTGACTCACTTAGATTTGAGCTCTAACGAGCTCAACAGTGAGCTTCCTGCATCTTTATCGAGCATGATGAACCTTGTGGGGCTTTATGTTCAGCAGAACAGACTTTCTGGTCTGGTTGATGAGCTGTTTTCCAATTCCATGTCCTGGAAGATTGAAACTATGAATTTGAGTAATAATTTCTTTACAGGGGAGTTGCCACCATCTTTGGGAAATTTTTCCTACTTGACACATTTGGATCTTCATGCCAATTTGTTTGCAGGAGATATTCCACCTGACCTTGGGAATCTGATACAACTTGAGTATTTTGATCTTTCCAGGAATCGGCTCTCTGGACATGTGCCTGAGAAAATATGCAGCCTGATCAACCTGCTTTTCCTAAATTTGGCAGAAAATAGATTGGAAGGGCCTATACCCAGAAGTGGTGTTTGTCTGAACCTATCAAGAATTTCACTTGCTGGGAACAAAAATCTGTGTGGGAGAATTTTGGGTTTAGAGTGCCAGATTAGAAGCTTGGAGAAATCAGCTCTCTTAAATGCCTGGGGACTAGCTGGGATTGTGGTAGGAGTAATATTCATTGCTCTTACTGTTGCTTTTGCTCTACGAAGATGGATTACTGGAAGCTGCAGGCAGAATGATCCCGAGGAGATTGAGGAAAGCAAGCTAAACAGTTTTCTAGATCAAAATCTCTATTTCTTGAGCAGCAGCAGATCGAAGGAACCTTTGAGCATCAATGTAGCCATGTTTGAGCAGCCTCTTCTGAAACTAACCTTGGTTGATATTCTTGAAGCCACCAACAATTTCTGCAAGACAAACATAATTGGAGATGGGGGTTTTGGAACTGTATACAAGGCAATCTTGCCTAATGGAAAAACAGTTGCGGTTAAGAAGCTAAGCGAAGCAAAAACACAGGGTCACCGAGAATTCATGGCTGAAATGGAGACTTTGGGAAAAGTAAAGCACCAAAATTTGGTCCCGTTGCTTGGATACTGCTCAATCGGCGAGCAGAAGCTCCTTGTGTATGAATATATGGTCAATGGGAGCTTAGATCTTTGGCTGAGAAATCGGACAGGAGCCCTTGAAGTCCTTGACTGGGACAAACGGCTGAAGATTGCAACTGGTGCTGCTCGTGggcttgcttttcttcaccaTGGATTCGTCCCCCACATCATCCACAGAGACATTAAAGCCAGCAACATCTTACTCAATGAAGACTTTGAACCGAAGGTGGCGGATTTCGGGCTGGCAAGATTGATAAGTGCTTGTGAGACTCATGTCACAACTGATATTGCAGGAACATTTGGCTATATTCCTCCCGAGTATGGGCAGAGTGGGAGATCCACCTCAAGGGGAGATGTTTACAGTTTTGGCGTGATTTTGCTTGAATTGGTGACTGGGAAAGAGCCAACTGGGCCTGATTTTAAGGAGATTGAAGGTGGGAATCTGGTTGGCTGGGTGTTTCAAAAGATCAATAAAAGGCAGTCTGCTGATGTTCTTGATCCAGCAGTTCTCAATGCTGATTCAAAGCAGATGATGCTTCAAATGCTGCAGATTTCTCGTGTATGCCTCTCTGATGTTCCTGCTAATAGGCCTACCATGCTTCAAGTATTGAAGTTGCTGAAAGCAATCAAGGATGAGTGA
- the LOC132181292 gene encoding uncharacterized protein LOC132181292: protein MLQFLLTYKNLLLHSSLTVSLTFLLSFFKIPSISLHGLYTYIQPENLNQDGPRAAIRRPQSSNASANLDGYQNLSSKANAEPRKRNKSKNKFEFDENNAQIFRIKLDDSHIQSRLYFDEYRTVFTLSFVCLYSLLLQFYLGASESSGFWENGIFVPLLLGFVSVCKLLVLLAKVSFEKSASRWSEKQLSMLVGVLGFILGLMICSEIVPRVLDFNFGLVSGFGRVFVAVLMGCLAGFLLMPALKNARAFWLGTDQLRSNLSMIYCGWFARMILYANNMLIMFTALLWINPFSEILINKNNDDEKGGRAGGEIGNAERLIGNVGMSRSDFNQLRVWCLLLSGLLQIVALRPNVQMYLNEALLSWYQRLHASKVPDLDFSRAKVFLHNHYLCLIVLQFFAPPILVLLFVGLSQIDGNSFGNYQSEYGLLSCSAFVEEVALFLAWWVVFVWAVFTSGSLVLYRHGILYVS from the coding sequence ATGCTCCAATTCCTCCTGACATACAAGAACCTACTACTCCACTCATCTCTCACTGTCTCCCTCACTTTCCTCCTCTCCTTCTTCAAAATCCCCTCAATCTCCCTCCATGGCCTCTACACCTACATCCAACCCGAAAACCTCAACCAAGACGGTCCCCGAGCCGCCATTAGACGACCCCAGAGCTCCAACGCAAGCGCCAATCTCGACGGCTACCAAAACTTATCTTCCAAAGCCAACGCCGAGCCCAGGAAGAGGAACAAATCTAAGAACAAGTTCGAGTTCGATGAGAACAATGCCCAGATCTTCAGGATCAAGCTCGACGACAGCCATATTCAATCCCGCCTCTATTTCGATGAGTATCGCACTGTTTTTACTCTCTCATTCGTGTGCCTTTATTCTTTATTGCTTCAATTTTACTTGGGTGCTTCAGAGAGCTCTGGGTTTTGGGAAAATGGAATTTTTGTTCCTCTTCTGTTAGGATTTGTAAGTGTTTGTAAGTTGCTTGTATTGCTTGCGAAGGTTTCGTTCGAGAAATCTGCGTCGAGGTGGTCGGAGAAGCAACTGAGTATGCTGGTTGGGGTTTTGGGGTTTATATTAGGGCTTATGATTTGCTCTGAGATTGTTCCTAGGGTTTTGGATTTCAATTTTGGGTTAGTTAGTGGGTTCGGGAGGGTTTTTGTTGCTGTTTTAATGGGCTGCCTCGCGGGGTTTCTGCTTATGCCGGCATTGAAAAATGCAAGGGCGTTTTGGCTTGGAACGGATCAGCTTCGAAGCAATTTGTCGATGATTTATTGTGGATGGTTTGCTAGAATGATTCTTTATGCGAATAATATGTTGATTATGTTCACTGCATTGCTTTGGATTAATCCATTTTCTGAAATTCTTATTAACAAGAACAATGATGATGAGAAAGGAGGGCGTGCGGGTGGTGAAATTGGGAATGCTGAGAGGTTGATTGGCAATGTTGGTATGTCTCGTTCGGATTTTAATCAGCTAAGGGTTTGGTGCTTGTTGCTTTCGGGTTTATTGCAAATTGTGGCTTTAAGACCAAACGTGCAGATGTATTTGAATGAGGCATTGTTATCTTGGTACCAACGGCTGCATGCTAGCAAGGTTCCAGATTTGGATTTTAGCAGGGCGAAGGTTTTTCTTCACAACCACTACTTATGTCTCATAGTTTTGCAGTTTTTTGCGCCACCAATCCTGGTTCTACTCTTTGTTGGCTTATCTCAGATTGATGGTAACTCTTTTGGAAATTACCAATCTGAATATGGTCTATTGTCTTGCTCTGCTTTTGTGGAGGAAGTGGCTTTGTTTTTGGCTTGGTGGGTTGTCTTTGTTTGGGCTGTTTTCACTTCAGGAAGCCTTGTATTGTATCGTCATGGCATTTTGTACGTGTCTTGA
- the LOC132181300 gene encoding heat stress transcription factor B-2b-like: protein MAPPVEQNGESTSCESQRSLPTPFLTKTFQLVDDHIIDDVISWNDDGSTFIVWNPTVFAKDLLPKYFKHNNFSSFVRQLNTYGFRKVVPDRWEFSNEYFRRGEKQLLREIQRRKITSPTGTGPAPVTVTMAAIPTVKPMISPSNSGEEQVISTNSSPTTAPADLADENERLRKENVQLSKELAEMKSLCNNIFTMMSNFANSNQSEIAGKPLDLIPSKRFLREETETSARLFGVAIGGKRARESKGEAGEEDETELRLHLPGAGIAKSEPLDCQSNADDRKAPWLKQCHWDDPNNQRVCN, encoded by the exons ATGGCCCCGCCGGTGGAGCAAAACGGCGAGTCAACCAGCTGCGAGTCCCAGAGATCTCTACCGACGCCGTTTTTGACTAAAACGTTTCAGCTGGTCGACGATCACATCATAGACGACGTAATCTCATGGAACGACGACGGATCCACTTTCATCGTCTGGAACCCCACCGTTTTCGCTAAAGATTTGCTCCCCAAATATTTCAAGCACAACAATTTCTCTAGCTTCGTCCGCCAGCTCAACACCTat GGATTTAGAAAAGTAGTACCTGATCGATGGGAGTTCTCGAACGAGTACTTCCGTCGAGGGGAGAAGCAGCTTTTGCGCGAAATTCAGCGCCGAAAGATTACATCGCCGACGGGAACAGGTCCGGCGCCGGTGACGGTTACTATGGCGGCGATTCCGACCGTGAAGCCGATGATATCGCCGTCGAATTCCGGAGAAGAGCAAGTGATTTCCACGAACTCATCGCCGACCACAGCACCGGCGGATCTAGCCGACGAGAACGAGAGGCTAAGGAAAGAGAACGTGCAGCTGAGCAAAGAGTTGGCGGAAATGAAATCGCTCTGCAACAACATCTTCACTATGATGTCAAATTTCGCGAATAGTAACCAATCGGAGATCGCCGGAAAACCGCTAGATTTGATACCGTCAAAGCGGTTCCTCCGCGAGGAGACGGAAACGAGCGCGAGGCTGTTCGGCGTGGCGATCGGTGGGAAGAGGGCGAGGGAAAGCAAGGGTGAGGCGGGGGAGGAGGATGAGACGGAGTTGCGGCTGCACCTGCCTGGGGCGGGGATCGCGAAATCAGAGCCGTTGGATTGTCAGAGTAACGCTGATGATCGAAAAGCACCGTGGCTCAAGCAGTGCCACTGGGACGATCCTAATAATCAGAGGGTGTGTAATTGA